From a single Aspergillus puulaauensis MK2 DNA, chromosome 2, nearly complete sequence genomic region:
- a CDS encoding 3-hydroxyacyl-CoA dehydrogenase family protein (COG:I;~EggNog:ENOG410PJ39;~InterPro:IPR006176,IPR022694,IPR006108,IPR036291, IPR008927,IPR013328;~PFAM:PF02737,PF00725;~go_function: GO:0003857 - 3-hydroxyacyl-CoA dehydrogenase activity [Evidence IEA];~go_function: GO:0016491 - oxidoreductase activity [Evidence IEA];~go_function: GO:0070403 - NAD+ binding [Evidence IEA];~go_process: GO:0006631 - fatty acid metabolic process [Evidence IEA];~go_process: GO:0055114 - oxidation-reduction process [Evidence IEA]) gives MALHTPQGSVVIIGAGTQGRRLAYMWSSRGGSVYLVDLNQQQLEDGLKYVQQLRTEATQHSGNWGDVHISTPNSLESILQSAWLVVECVPENLALKQKILSQLDTLAPSNTIIASNSSSYGIGEVIEGMDLKCSSRLLSAHCYWPPETSAIELMGHADTDPTLIDLLFGQCEKHGFSPFRVRQSSIGYIYNRIWAAIKRETLLALSEGICDPEEIDAIFKDVLKTPKGPCEQMDVVGLDVVLDIEKHYADARSGLPSEPQEYLHKMIQDGKLGVKSGSGFYDYKADRHQD, from the exons ATGGCGCTGCATACTCCCCAAGGATCTGTCGTGATTATCGGCGCAGGCACCCAGGGTCGCCGCCTGGCCTATATG TGGTCCAGTCGCGGGGGCTCAGTATACCTAGTCGACCTAAACCAGCAACAACTCGAAGATGGACTAAAATACGTCCAGCAACTCCGTACCGAAGCCACACAGCACTCTGGGAACTGGGGAGATGTGCATATATCCACGCCTAACTCGCTCGAGTCTATACTACAGAGCGCATGGCTCGTTGTTGAG TGCGTTCCAGAGAACCTAGCATTGAAGCAGAAGATTCTCTCGCAACTCGACACCCTCGCgcccagcaacaccatcatCGCCTCAAACTCCAGCAGCTACGGAATTGGAGAAGTTATTGAAGGCATGGACCTTAAGTGCAGTAGCAGACTGCTCAGTGCGCACTGCT ACTGGCCTCCAGAGACATCAG CTATCGAGTTAATGGGCCATGCGGATACTGATCCCACCCTGATCGATCTTCTCTTCGGCCAATGTGAGAAGCACGGCTTCTCGCCATTCCGCGTCCGCCAGAGCTCCATCGGATACATCTACAACCG TATCTGGGCGGCTATTAAACGTGAAACATTACTTGCGCTGTCCGAAGGAATCTGCGACCCCGAGGAAATCGATGCTATCTTCAAGGATGTCCTGAAAACACCAAAAGGCCCGTGCGAACAGATGGACGTCGTGGGTCTGGACGTTGTGCTTGATATCGAAAAGCACTATGCCGACGCCCGCAGCGGCCTTCCCAGTGAGCCTCAGGAATATCTACACAAGATGATACAAGATGGGAAATTGGGTGTCAAGAGTGGGAGCGGGTTTTACGACTATAAAGCCGATCGCCACCAAGACTAA
- a CDS encoding Zn(II)2Cys6 transcription factor domain-containing protein (COG:I;~EggNog:ENOG410PJ39;~InterPro:IPR036864,IPR001138;~PFAM:PF00172;~TransMembrane:1 (i291-309o);~go_function: GO:0000981 - DNA-binding transcription factor activity, RNA polymerase II-specific [Evidence IEA];~go_function: GO:0008270 - zinc ion binding [Evidence IEA];~go_process: GO:0006355 - regulation of transcription, DNA-templated [Evidence IEA]), translating to MTDLVARRKQFSSCDECRRLRVRCDALARGAGSGHPGASPVSCSRCTRRNERCTFEWMNRIQPQKAKKGNSRKSRAHAHARQKSASSTASTSKSNGALSDLPAGGRTSSSPTSAPAESLGSPHDLAPKTIDGDRLVQNGTRPETLIDPAILAPSPTAGLSVSDARMARVIYLAGFDTIFGSWMSRYGCPFLAGSCTGEDRNSIAEVCERLDRWMEEMSQADSPQGLKEHHRGQSSRDRQAEESLHGTIAAFAARWLPLVSREPNTSSHYQSVIHSLWRHARRDMLRVINRISYRSILSLFLFALTPVPADVSEEEEADGIFGQVCIHAALQQIQTLRARQRSLRFNGTKVSQPTKSEAIPPIPETVRTTDFIAAENIAYYAALTFDTSASLTLNCQSLLAAGLFGFEAEMSWSLVRAGATMFRDKWQNWQAEGVYVVTDDRANQIIASGTAWKLLTWKLAAILKEALRDGHDESEVQRAFSLVVEAMRQFNDTYKRPLEACEQRMPFLGQHTKFRWYSLMLHYHLSILLMANAIEATDRLDLFNEIKETIASVESVVVNTLAFGLHNTTTMAINIDSGVPDHVGATEALVTVPLISIDPYPHHVVAAVQLVQVAIDRELEQRKITHSGHASVRSVLERALNHLPQSKSVKAARESFSKESHYSGEPPVPYSI from the exons ATGACTGATCTTGTTGCACGGCGCAAGCAGTTCTCCAGCTGCGATGAATGCCGGCGGTTGAGGGTGCGCTGTGATGCTTTGGCCCGTGGCGCTGGCAGTGGCCACCCGGGCGCTTCCCCGGTTTCTTGTTCGCGATGTACGCGCCGCAATGAGAGGTGCACTTTTGAG TGGATGAATCGAATCCAGCCGCAGAAGGCGAAAAAGGGCAATTCGCGCAAGAGTCGTGCGCATGCTCATGCTCGTCAGAAGTCTGCGTCTTCAACGGCGAGTACGAGTAAGAGTAATGGAGCTTTGTCTGATCTGCCCGCGGGTGGGAGGACGTCGAGTTCGCCGACGTCTGCACCTGCCGAGTCTCTTGGTAGTCCGCACGATTTAGCACCAAAGACAATCGACGGGGATCGACTTGTCCAGAATGGAACTCGACCGGAGACGTTAATTGACCCTGCGATATTGGCACCGTCGCCGACGGCTGGGCTGAGTGTATCTGATGCTCGCATGGCACGGGTTATTTATCTAGCTGGCTTCGATACGATATTCGGCTCGTGGATGAGTCGATATGGGTGTCCGTTTTT AGCAGGGAGCTGCACGGGTGAAGACCGGAATAGCATCGCCGAGGTCTGCGAACGACTTGATCGCTGGATGGAAGAGATGTCACAGGCGGATTCGCCTCAGGGTTTGAAAGAGCATCACCGAGGGCAGAGCTCACGAGACCGGCAGGCAGAGGAGTCTCTCCATGGGACCATAGCGGCCTTTGCAGCGAGATGGTTACCACTTGTGTCTCGCGAGCCGAATACATCATCGCACTACCAGAGCGTTATCCATAGTCTTTGGAGACATGCCCGACGGGATATGCTCCGTGTGATCAATCGCATTTCGTACCGGTCCATTCTCTCTCTGTTTCTGTTCGCGTTGACTCCGGTCCCTGCAGATGTctcggaggaggaagaggcagatGGGATATTCGGGCAGGTGTGCATCCACGCTGCCCTGCAACAGATCCAGACCCTGCGCGCGCGCCAGCGGAGTCTGCGGTTCAACGGGACAAAAGTGTCGCAGCCGACAAAGTCAGAAGCGATCCCGCCGATTCCAGAGACGGTGCGGACGACAGATTTCATTGCGGCAGAGAATATAGCGTATTATGCGGCATTGACCTTTGATACCTCTGCTTCGCTGACACTGAATTGTCAGTCGCTTCTTGCGGCGGGGCTGTTTGGGTTTGAGGCGGAGATGTCCTGGAGCctagttagggctggggCCACGATGTTTAGGGATAAGTGGCAGAATTGGCAGGCTGAGGGTGTTTATGTGGTGACAGATGACAGGGCGAACCAGATTATTGCCAGTGGGACAGCGTGGAAGCTGTTGACGTGGAAACTGGCGGCGATTCTCAAGGAGGCGTTGCGGGATGGGCATGATGAGTCGGAGGTACAGAGGGCGTTTAGCCTTGTTGTTGAAGCTATGAGACAGTTCAATGATACTTACAAGCGGCCACTGGAGGCTTGTGAACAACGCATGCCATTCCTGGGGCAGCATACAAAGTTTCGTTGGT ACTCTCTCATGTTGCACTACCACCTCTCCATACTGCTAATGGCGAACGCGATCGAGGCAACAGACCGGCTAGACCTATTCAACGAGATAAAAGAGACCATTGCGAGCGTGGAGAGCGTCGTGGTAAACACATTGGCATTCGGGCTGCACAATACCACAACAATGGCTATCAACATAGACTCCGGGGTTCCGGACCATGTCGGCGCCACCGAAGCATTGGTGACAGTTCCTCTAATTTCAATCGACCCGTATCCACATCATGTCGTTGCTGCCGTACAGCTTGTCCAGGTAGCCATCGACCGCGAACTGGAACAGAGAAAGATCACCCACAGCGGCCATGCGAGTGTGCGGTCTGTCCTGGAACGGGCCCTGAACCATCTCCCGCAGAGCAAATCTGTCAAGGCGGCGCGAGAGTCGTTTTCAAAAGAGTCTCATTATTCTGGAGAGCCGCCTGTTCCGTATTCGATTTAA
- a CDS encoding uncharacterized protein (COG:G;~EggNog:ENOG410PFT2;~InterPro:IPR020846,IPR011701,IPR036259;~PFAM:PF07690;~TransMembrane:10 (i48-65o113-136i148-168o180-203i262-282o294-314i323-342o348-365i386-404o416-437i);~go_function: GO:0022857 - transmembrane transporter activity [Evidence IEA];~go_process: GO:0055085 - transmembrane transport [Evidence IEA]): MSLYNTDLEKPGASALEHENAAASPLGSVGDAATAFSPAMQKRVLRKMDLRLIPMLALLYLLAFLDRGNIGNAKIEGMLDDLHMTGPQYNWCCMCEADNLTLMGIVNDYHGLLIARLFLGVAEAGLYPGIAYYITLWYPRHLAQYRQAFFFSAASVAGAFSGILAWAIAKMDGVGNYAGWRWIFILEGILTVLVGVVAPFTMYDFPETASFLTDAEREYVIHALRTQTSGEARQEVVEEEAKFRTKYVVDAMTDWQIYIGLFMYWGITCPLYGISFFLPSIIKDLGYTSSTAQLLTVPIYITAAVVAVGGAWLSDRYKKRSPFILFFMSLIAIGFIIVLASSDRGVPGVVYFGVFVAVVGIYPAFPGNITWISVNLAGDYKRAAGMAMHIGLGNLAGAMASNFYREQDAPKYTLGHALELGFCVVGIGAVLVLRQAYKRVNRKREQMDVSNYASYEMAKMGDRSPMFKYML; encoded by the exons ATGTCGCTCTACAATACTGACCTCGAAAAGCCCGGTGCGTCGGCGCTGGAGCACGAAAATGCCGCTGCCAGCCCGCTTGGCTCTGTGGGGGATGCTGCGACGGCTTTCTCGCCGGCGATGCAGAAGCGCGTCCTCCGCAAGATGGACCTGCGTCTGATTCcgatgctggcgctgctgtaCCTGCTCGCGTTTCTGGATCGGGGAAATATTGGCAATGCGAAGATCGAGGGGATGCTGGATGATTTGCATATGACGGGGCCGCAGTATAACTGGTGCTGTATGTGTGAAGCGGATAACCTG ACATTGATGGGCATTGTCAACGACTACCACGGGCTTTTGATCGCTcgtctcttcctcggcgtcgcAG AGGCCGGCCTCTACCCCGGAATCGCATACTACATCACCCTCTGGTATCCTCGTCACCTCGCCCAATACCGccaggccttcttcttcagcgcaGCCAGTGTCGCCGGTGCATTCTCCGGTATCCTCGCCTGGGCCATTGCG AAAATGGACGGTGTGGGCAACTATGCcggatggcgctggatcttcatcctcgaggGAATTTTGACAGTCCTGGTTGGTGTCGTGGCGCCATTCACCATGTATGACTTCCCAGAGACGGCGTCGTTCCTGACAGACGCAGAACGCGAGTACGTGATTCATGCGCTGCGAACACAGACGTCTGGAGAGGCCCGGCAAGAAgtcgtcgaggaagaggccaagTTCCGTACTAAATACGTGGTCGATGCCATGACAGATTGGCAGATCTATATCGGGCTGTTCA TGTACTGGGGTATAACCTGCCCCCTCTACGgaatctccttcttcctcccctccatcatTAAAGATCTAGGCTATACCTCGTCCACCGCACAGCTCCTGACCGTGCCGATCTACATCACAGCGgctgttgtcgctgtcggCGGTGCTTGGCTGTCAGACCGATATAAGAAACGCTCGCCGtttatcctcttcttcatgtcCCTGATCGCCATCGGGTTCATTATCGTCCTGGCCTCGTCAGACCGCGGCGTCCCAGGCGTGGTATACTTTGGCGTTttcgttgctgttgttg GTATATACCCTGCCTTCCCAGGAAACATCACTTGGATCAGCGTCAACCTCGCAGGCGACTACAAACGCGCAGCCGGGATGGCAATGCATATCGGGTTGGGGAATCTTGCTGGCG CAATGGCATCAAATTTCTACCGCGAGCAGGACGCACCGAAATACACGCTCGGACATGCGCTGGAGCTCGGGTTCTGTGTTGTGGGCATCGGCGCGGTGCTTGTGCTGCGCCAGGCGTATAAACGGGTTAATAGGAAGAGGGAGCAGATGGATGTCTCAAATTATGCGTCGTAtgagatggcgaagatgggTGATCGGTCGCCTATGTTTAAGTATATGCTTTGA